In a genomic window of Zingiber officinale cultivar Zhangliang chromosome 9B, Zo_v1.1, whole genome shotgun sequence:
- the LOC122024812 gene encoding stem-specific protein TSJT1-like, translated as MLAVFSDAVVSPPEELVQAGSRTPTPKQTATKLLDAFLQSNPCSMALNIGGAAQIAFTHRNQSLLQPRSFAVNEEIYCLFKGTLENLPSLKQHYGLAKNASEVVLVMEAYRALRDRAPYSTNQMLAHLVGQFAFVVFDSVTSTVFAAADQDGKVPLFLGITVDGYLAFSDETEVLRSACGQSLASFPPGCFFSTSTGIRSYEHPKNRVTVLPATDEETWGATFKIERPCSQAADE; from the exons ATGCTTGCAGTCTTCAGTGACGCAGTCGTCAGCCCACCGGAGGAGCTCGTCCAAGCCGGCAGCCGAACTCCCACCCCGAAACAAACAGCTACCAAGCTTCTTGATGCCTTCCTCCAAAGCAACCCCTGCTCCATGGCCCTCAACATCGGCGGAGCCGCACAGATCGCCTTCACCCACAGAAACCAATCCTTGCTGCAACCAAG GTCGTTCGCAGTCAACGAGGAGATTTATTGCTTGTTCAAGGGGACGCTGGAGAACCTGCCGAGCCTGAAGCAGCACTACGGTCTGGCGAAGAACGCGAGCGAGGTTGTGCTGGTGATGGAAGCGTATCGAGCTCTGCGGGACCGAGCTCCGTACTCAACGAACCAAATGCTCGCCCACCTCGTCGGCCAATTCGCCTTCGTCGTCTTCGACAGCGTCACCTCCACTGTCTTCGCCGCAGCC GACCAAGATGGGAAGGTGCCCTTGTTCTTGGGAATAACCGTCGATGGCTACCTAGCTTTCTCAGATGAAACAGAGGTGCTCAGAAGCGCATGTGGTCAATCACTAGCATCGTTTCCACCAG GTTGTTTCTTCTCGACTTCCACTGGAATACGGAGCTACGAGCATCCCAAGAACAGAGTCACAGTTTTGCCAGCAACGGACGAAGAGACTTGGGGTGCAACTTTCAAG ATTGAGCGACCATGTTCGCAGGCAGCAGATGAGTGA
- the LOC122024281 gene encoding pathogenesis-related genes transcriptional activator PTI6-like, which translates to MTALRHMLGKQPHKMGKRRAKNQQQLVRSGSSCQHESKRRARTIRVVFDDPDATESSGDEGFSYSFRRRRAIHEFPAPPSLPAAFSPASSRESSGRNRKIAQTRKPQLKSLGSLTSPSSARFKGVRQRPWGKWAAEIRDPIRGVRLWLGTYDTAEAAAAAYAAAALRFQAEKKNLSRTSSDATSSSASTRYDAIGTQDPPSPSSVLYRRGAPANASIVVEESIAELFVEQSLSLAETGLAFEPDLFPMDQMEPELLPTDQFIGFESIPIDEEITGDDFPSLEILNQWMDFEF; encoded by the coding sequence ATGACTGCACTTCGGCACATGCTCGGGAAGCAACCGCATAAGATGGGTAAAAGGAGGGCAAAGAACCAGCAGCAACTCGTCAGATCCGGTTCCTCCTGTCAGCACGAATCGAAGCGACGGGCAAGAACAATCCGCGTCGTCTTTGACGACCCCGACGCTACTGAATCAAGCGGCGACGAGGGCTTCAGCTATTCCTTTCGCAGGAGGAGGGCGATTCACGAGTTCCCGGCTCCTCCGTCTCTCCCTGCTGCTTTCTCGCCGGCCTCGTCGCGGGAAAGCAGCGGGAGGAACCGTAAAATCGCCCAAACGCGAAAGCCCCAGCTCAAGTCACTCGGTTCACTGACCTCGCCATCTTCCGCCAGATTTAAGGGGGTCAGGCAGCGGCCGTGGGGGAAATGGGCGGCGGAGATCCGCGACCCAATCCGCGGTGTTCGCCTCTGGCTCGGCACTTACGACACGGCGGAGGCTGCGGCCGCCGCCTACGCAGCCGCCGCTCTCCGCTTCCAAGCCGAGAAGAAGAATCTGTCTCGCACTTCCTCCGATGCCACTTCATCCTCTGCCTCGACGCGCTACGACGCCATAGGGACCCAGGATCCGCCTTCTCCGTCGTCCGTGCTCTACCGCCGAGGCGCCCCCGCGAACGCCTCCATCGTAGTAGAGGAGTCTATCGCGGAGCTCTTCGTGGAGCAAAGCCTGTCGCTCGCGGAGACAGGGTTAGCATTCGAACCGGACCTCTTTCCTATGGATCAAATGGAACCTGAGCTTCTGCCAACTGATCAGTTCATCGGCTTCGAAAGCATTCCCATAGACGAAGAAATCACCGGCGACGACTTTCCCAGTCTAGAGATCCTCAATCAATGGATGGATTTCGAGTTCTaa